The genomic stretch GTTTGTGTCAGATCATACCCCTCAAGTGGGATTCGGACCGCCACCCCGTCGTTACCTGTAGCGGTTAACCGAATGGACTTGTAATTCCGGTACAAACGCTCTGTCGAAAGGTCAATTGACCCTGAGAGTACTTCCCACTCATCAATTGATGTCCCCGCTTGCCATTGGTGGCCAGTATCCCATGCGTTTTCACGAGAGTCGCCATCAATAGTCAGTGTGGGACTCTCCGTTTCCCCTTCAGAGGATGGCTCTGGATCAGCAAGAGAGTCACTTTCAGTATCATCCTCCTGATGTTGGTCTGACTGATCACTCGTCTGCGAAATGGGATCTCCTAGACAGCCTGGGATAACCGCTGCACCAGTCGCCGCAAGAAACGCTCGTTTTGTCGTCGACCAGTCTTCATCCATATTACAACGTAGTGATATATTTTTCACACTGATAATTACTCTGACTCTAACCACCGGGAACGATTCTCGAGGTTGTCTGCGCAGCTTACTAGATGGATGGAGTTCCTACGATCTATCCTCATTTGGCCGAGACAGCTGTGCGAATTATATTTAAACGGAATATCGATAGACGGTTATCTTATATCTGTGTTGTCACTATACGTTTGGATATTACTAATCGAAGACGACAAGGAACCAACTAGATTGGGCCGCAGTATCTCAAAGCGGACAAGACAGATCATCCAAGAACGTCTGCCTTACCGACTTACTCCTATAGAGTACGACCCTTCCCATCAACAACGAGCGTCTGGTTGAGCTTTTGTTCTATATGACGATTCCAATGGAGCATCTCAAGGACCGTTTTCCGATTCACTACTCTCCCTCAAAGCCATCGGAGATACAACACCAGTCTCTAGTACCCACATCTCGATTGCAGTAGCAGTCAGCTCGACAGCATTGTCATCAGCAGGATCGATAGCAGATTCCTCTATCTCGAGGATGGTTGTCAGAGTATGGTCCTCGAGAAGCGTATCCGTAACCCACGCTGCGATATGTGGATTGGTCGCTTGCAAATGCGCGATAACTGCTTGATCGAACTCGGATTTGGGATTGTCCTCTTCATGTGAATTAGTGTTCATGAGTTCTGATTATTTCTCTCAAGCTGTTGTAAGCGTCGTAGATGTATTACTATCAATTTCCTAACTAATCAGAACGGATGAAGAAGATACGGTGTCTGATATCCGTCCGACAGAGGAGTGATCTTCCTATTGCGGCTACTACTGCCCACAATAACGAGATGAATTTGGTAGAGCGACCGTTTATTGTCAGGTTAGTGGTTAAAGGTTCAACGTTGTACCCCATTCTTCAGGGATCTGTTCGACAGTAGTAGGATCAACATCGTACAGAGATCCATCCGCTGTTGCCTTCGCAGCAATCAACAGCGATTCTGCAACTAACTGAATGCGATAGCCAATCCCACCGCGTGTAGCTGTGCATATCTCATATAGGATGCTTCCACGATCTGCAAGGGCATGGGCGTTAGTCGCGGTTCCCGCATACTCACCGGCGGGCGTAAACTCAGTAATGTTACTTTGGATCGCTTCGGGAATTTCCTGGTAGAATAACCCCGCAAGTTGCTGAGAGAGGGCCTGTGCATCGCTTGAGACGTCCGGATGCTGGGGCCATGCAAGCGAGACGTCAATCAAATCGCCGTTTGAATCGACGTGAGGGCCTTGACGGTGGTAATCAATGACGAGCTCTGGGTCGACCTCACGTATATAATCAAGCAGAACACGCAGCTCCGAAACCGGATTCTCCGGATACTCATCAGGATGACTCTGATAGAGTGTGCTTTCTTTCCAGTCATACCAGTGATACCGATTTGGATCCCAGCCCCCCTCACGCGTGTGTAATCCCACATCAGGATTCTCCTCGGGAACGTCCGGATCGTGATTCACCCGCTGGCGCTTGGCAAACCCGTCTGGATTAACACGAGGAACGATCGAGAGCGAAACATTGTCGATAATTTCCTTAACGTCGCTGTGATCCGATGAGGCGAGATAGTCAAGCGCAGCAACACAACCCTCGGCAGTGAATGGTTCATGACCATGCTGTTCACTGATAGCGAAGATACTCGTCTCCCCAGTACCAACCGTCGCCGCATATATATCGCGTCCTTCGTTCGATTCGCCAATTACTTCGAGGGAGACACTGTTTTCGCTTGCTTCAACTCTCCGGAGCAGTTCGCCAAGCTCTTCGTTCGTCAATAGATCGTTTGCACCGATGCCAGCAAGCTCGGTTCCAAGATCATCGCGTTGGTCTGGCTCAGGTTCCTCTTCCTCCAAATCCCTTTCTCCACCTTCAGCTGCAGGGGTTCCAAGAGCTGTAGCTCCTGCAGCCACACCGACCATTTTGAGTAACGTTCTCCGTTCCATTAACACACAAAAATAGAAGAAATAATATAATATTTTCTCAGCATCGTATACATTACTGAATGTCATATCTGTTCCAGTCATACAGGGAACTGAATACTGGAATGGAGGTTACGGTATAAGTGGGCGCAACTCCTCACCTTTGCGGGCAGGAGACGTCACTACAGTCTTGGAACGGTTATCAACTGAGTTACTATATTAAATACTTTCCAGATGAATACCTCTCCTATGGAAGATCTGACCGGCTTTCAGCGAGACCTTCTCTGTGTTATCGCGGGACTGGACGATCCATCCGGATTAGCAATAAAAAGCCATCTTGAAGAATACTATGAGACAGCAGTGTACCATGGCCGGCTCTATCCTAATCTTGACATACTCGTTGATCAGAGATTGATCAAAAAAGAAGCGATGGATAAGCGAACGAACGTGTATCTGCTCACTGATAATGGAAAACAGGAACTCTCTATGCGCCGGAAATAGGAAAACAAGTATCTACACGCTGAACCCCTTTCTTGATCACGTAGCGGACCTTTCTTGCTAGAGAAGGATTCTAAGCCGTTTGTATAACTGAATTGCAGTGGTAGTGTGTATCAGTTAGGTTGTTTGTGGGTCGAGTTCAATTGTCACCAGATGAACTGGTGGCTTTCTCACTATTATATTGTGGATCGCTCCCCCAGCGACCGTGAGTAGACGGGGCCCAACCAGTGGGAACGACTCGATCCGGATTCTCTGGGCAGACCGCCAAGTGACCATTCAGAGCTCTGATTGTTAGAAACGATTTGCCACACTCCAGGCACTCTTCCATGAGTAACCACCTTACTTATTCAACCGTCATTAATATACGGATTCTGGGATTGGTCGAGTTCTTTGACTATGCCACCAATCATATCCACTTCAAGAGAGCTCTCAAATGAGATCCCGTGTTCGTTTATTGCAGCGATCCCAGAACGTGGTGACTCTATACACGACCAGGATCCTCAACTCTGAATGACGTCTAATCATGCTGATCCGATCTCCAACGCCGTATCGTCCCCGTCTTGAGTAATTCCAATTGCATACAATTGAATGATGGACCGCAATCAGCCGTGCAGAAAGAGAGTCCGGGCGATCTATTGGAGAAAGTGACGTACAGTCGGGAATCAATTGCCCTACCTACCCGACTTCAGTGAGTTGAAAGGGGGCTTATTCATGAACGTAGGCGAGACCTCCAGCAGGAGGAAACCCGGCGTTCACGGCGGGAAGAATGTCATTGAGAGAGACTAAGCAGCCTTTTCGAGTAAGTGGTTAATATCATCGGCGCGCCCATTGCTGTTCACGACTTTTGAAAAAGTCCAATCCAGTTGGCCGAGAAGGTGATTGTATCCTTCCTCAGTCAGGCTATACTCGTTTGTTCGCTTATCGCGTTCACTTTTTGTGATGAGTCCCTGCTCGACAAGGTCATCTAAGTTCGGATAGAGACGTCCATGATTGATGGCATTCCCGTAGTATTCCTCTAAATCGTTCTTGAT from Halalkalicoccus tibetensis encodes the following:
- a CDS encoding PadR family transcriptional regulator, whose amino-acid sequence is MSEAQSSRKTDNPTVHDLTAFQQSILVILSEEPEYGLAIKNDLEEYYGNAINHGRLYPNLDDLVEQGLITKSERDKRTNEYSLTEEGYNHLLGQLDWTFSKVVNSNGRADDINHLLEKAA
- a CDS encoding M14 family zinc carboxypeptidase, translating into MTGTDMTFSNVYDAEKILYYFFYFCVLMERRTLLKMVGVAAGATALGTPAAEGGERDLEEEEPEPDQRDDLGTELAGIGANDLLTNEELGELLRRVEASENSVSLEVIGESNEGRDIYAATVGTGETSIFAISEQHGHEPFTAEGCVAALDYLASSDHSDVKEIIDNVSLSIVPRVNPDGFAKRQRVNHDPDVPEENPDVGLHTREGGWDPNRYHWYDWKESTLYQSHPDEYPENPVSELRVLLDYIREVDPELVIDYHRQGPHVDSNGDLIDVSLAWPQHPDVSSDAQALSQQLAGLFYQEIPEAIQSNITEFTPAGEYAGTATNAHALADRGSILYEICTATRGGIGYRIQLVAESLLIAAKATADGSLYDVDPTTVEQIPEEWGTTLNL
- a CDS encoding helix-turn-helix transcriptional regulator — protein: MEDLTGFQRDLLCVIAGLDDPSGLAIKSHLEEYYETAVYHGRLYPNLDILVDQRLIKKEAMDKRTNVYLLTDNGKQELSMRRK